In Stomatohabitans albus, one genomic interval encodes:
- the dacB gene encoding D-alanyl-D-alanine carboxypeptidase/D-alanyl-D-alanine-endopeptidase — MMATSKVGRHVTPQPNGRRAPRAQQPRRFTRKSSAPTSRYRGPATIIEWIMSVGLVGLVGLALGLNAVSAYTAPQSAPPISSMAAQQAATPEPGQASDPNSEGISRVGRDVRPPMLGKAADTNAVEVIRKTLAPTLARFPQHDQVSVALIDPSGRMIVGLNEDEPLLPASAIKVATGSALWNTFGPDYHFTTRLMARGDLSPDGVLNGDLFLVGDGDPSLMSELAIDWKVRPPRPTLSMGTIAEAIKKAGIKSITGSVVGVDNIFHGDQIAKGWKDSYISEQNATYIRALSVDRGRVIIPKNENASDERATDKAVYHTTQVGNAEPETFQTIASPDTRKDAAAALTQSLSARGVMVGGLPGAEDALPSDAKEVTAVQGPALRQLVDWMALRSDNHMADMLIRRLDVQEGGDGSFKSASNVVIDHMEQLGIDTANMVMEDGSGLSRDDRVSAMQLAQIVLHMGYTDPDWLGTLALMGETGTTTNRLKNTPAQGRWMGKTGTLDDVSTYVGAIKDRQNGVWTLAMMANKTTSASEAETLQDELLVSLAKVLVPPPSFSPSEG, encoded by the coding sequence ATGATGGCTACATCAAAAGTGGGTAGGCATGTAACGCCTCAACCCAATGGTCGTCGTGCTCCTCGTGCACAACAGCCTCGTCGATTCACTCGTAAATCGAGCGCGCCCACGTCTCGTTATCGTGGCCCAGCAACCATCATCGAGTGGATTATGAGTGTTGGCCTCGTAGGCCTCGTCGGTCTGGCATTAGGCCTTAATGCCGTAAGCGCCTATACCGCCCCTCAGTCAGCACCTCCCATTTCCTCAATGGCGGCACAACAAGCCGCTACCCCGGAGCCAGGGCAAGCAAGCGACCCCAACAGCGAGGGCATCTCGCGGGTCGGCCGTGATGTGCGCCCACCTATGTTAGGGAAAGCAGCTGATACGAACGCCGTTGAGGTCATCCGAAAAACCCTTGCACCCACGTTGGCAAGGTTTCCTCAGCATGACCAAGTGAGTGTTGCCCTCATTGACCCATCTGGCCGAATGATTGTTGGCCTCAACGAGGATGAACCTTTATTACCAGCTTCGGCAATCAAAGTAGCAACTGGCTCTGCGCTCTGGAACACGTTTGGTCCCGACTATCACTTCACAACGCGATTGATGGCTCGCGGCGATCTATCCCCCGACGGTGTACTGAACGGTGACCTCTTTCTGGTTGGCGATGGTGACCCATCACTGATGAGCGAGCTGGCAATTGATTGGAAAGTCCGCCCTCCTCGCCCCACGCTGAGCATGGGGACGATTGCCGAAGCCATAAAAAAAGCCGGTATCAAGTCCATCACTGGATCCGTAGTCGGCGTAGATAACATCTTTCACGGTGACCAAATCGCAAAGGGTTGGAAAGACTCCTATATCAGCGAACAAAATGCTACCTATATCCGTGCCCTCAGCGTTGATCGTGGCCGCGTCATCATCCCGAAAAATGAAAACGCATCGGATGAACGTGCCACTGACAAGGCGGTGTACCACACCACTCAAGTGGGTAACGCCGAACCTGAAACATTCCAAACGATTGCAAGTCCAGACACTCGAAAAGATGCCGCAGCCGCATTAACCCAGAGTTTGTCTGCACGCGGAGTCATGGTTGGTGGCCTCCCTGGTGCCGAGGATGCGCTGCCCTCTGATGCCAAAGAAGTAACCGCAGTACAAGGCCCCGCACTCCGCCAACTAGTTGATTGGATGGCATTACGAAGCGACAACCATATGGCGGATATGTTGATTCGCCGCTTGGACGTTCAAGAAGGTGGAGACGGTTCGTTCAAATCTGCGTCCAACGTCGTTATTGACCATATGGAACAGCTCGGTATTGATACGGCCAATATGGTGATGGAGGACGGTTCCGGATTAAGTCGTGATGACCGAGTTTCAGCCATGCAACTTGCCCAGATTGTCCTGCACATGGGTTATACCGACCCAGACTGGTTAGGAACCTTGGCCCTCATGGGGGAAACAGGCACCACGACAAACCGGTTAAAAAACACACCAGCACAGGGCCGTTGGATGGGAAAAACCGGCACCCTTGACGATGTATCCACCTATGTGGGTGCCATCAAAGATCGCCAAAACGGAGTCTGGACCCTTGCCATGATGGCCAATAAGACCACATCAGCGAGCGAAGCGGAAACACTCCAAGACGAACTGCTTGTGAGCCTGGCAAAGGTTCTGGTCCCACCGCCGAGTTTTTCGCCATCTGAGGGGTAG